One Roseburia rectibacter DNA window includes the following coding sequences:
- a CDS encoding class I SAM-dependent methyltransferase — protein MNETITYYNQNAEEYFNKTVNVSMQESYDQFEVYLKPGDKILDLGCGSGRDSRYFLSKGYDVVSVDGSKEMCRLAENYIGRDVCNITFEELDYNNEFNAVWACASLLHVDSKEMIDVLCSIRNALKKDGILYASWKYGVEERIENKRYYADLDERAVRELFNIASLKIEKIWSTADACFRGCNWINVIGKKVNE, from the coding sequence ATGAACGAGACTATTACATATTACAACCAAAATGCAGAGGAATACTTCAATAAGACAGTGAATGTTTCAATGCAGGAGTCATATGACCAGTTTGAGGTGTATTTAAAACCAGGCGATAAGATTTTGGACTTGGGCTGTGGAAGCGGGAGAGATTCTAGGTATTTCTTATCAAAAGGATATGATGTGGTTTCTGTGGATGGATCGAAGGAAATGTGCCGTTTGGCAGAAAACTATATAGGAAGGGATGTTTGCAATATTACTTTTGAAGAACTGGATTATAACAACGAGTTTAATGCGGTGTGGGCTTGTGCTTCATTATTACATGTGGATTCAAAGGAAATGATAGATGTCCTGTGTAGTATAAGAAATGCGTTGAAGAAAGATGGTATATTATATGCTTCCTGGAAATACGGAGTAGAAGAGAGAATTGAGAATAAGAGATATTATGCCGATTTAGATGAAAGAGCAGTTCGAGAATTATTTAATATTGCATCTCTTAAAATAGAAAAAATATGGTCTACGGCGGATGCCTGTTTTCGTGGTTGCAACTGGATAAATGTTATAGGGAAAAAGGTAAACGAATAA
- a CDS encoding HNH endonuclease domain-containing protein, with protein sequence MDSSKLSTILYSNKLDVKKFEHLLSNNDQGYKFFWLEAILKLIAQNRQLFTFEDVIDEMIVGAWRMVTHYHLRLGHTVNGNAENFLEHAIRILYECSKEDVGNKSPSKDRLLFLIQKYQDNLIDDKLHLTDYVPYRLIKPFVEKEGKDYIDGKNYGRFIAYLNAFTKVNHEFFYDITDAENPLKRRVRLNEEWVNFILQNYAVIMGWLRFNKALFIQDRNPGVPGVMYKVAPETEEKRKSLKNARELWIATVDVTGRPLYEIYTGNELSIDEFDLDHFVPRSYVSNDELWNLTPMAKKLNSSKNNKLPERRYIKDFVEYNYYLYSLIFANGNKDQAAILKHYFDRCENQHLNAIWATEKLYIPGNTKEQFVNILGENLGLVYDSAKLQEYEEWVL encoded by the coding sequence GTGGATTCAAGTAAGTTAAGCACAATTCTATATTCGAATAAGCTAGACGTAAAGAAATTTGAGCATCTGCTGAGCAATAATGATCAAGGGTATAAGTTTTTTTGGTTAGAAGCGATATTAAAGTTAATTGCTCAGAATAGACAGTTATTTACGTTTGAAGACGTTATAGATGAGATGATCGTGGGCGCTTGGCGTATGGTTACACATTATCACCTTCGTCTGGGTCATACTGTTAATGGTAATGCTGAAAACTTTCTTGAACACGCAATAAGGATTCTGTATGAATGTTCAAAGGAAGATGTCGGAAATAAGTCACCGTCAAAGGATCGCTTGTTGTTTCTTATACAAAAGTATCAAGATAATTTGATAGATGATAAGTTGCATTTGACCGACTATGTGCCTTACAGATTAATAAAGCCTTTTGTTGAAAAGGAAGGCAAGGATTATATTGATGGAAAAAACTACGGCCGCTTTATAGCCTATTTAAATGCATTCACAAAGGTAAATCATGAATTTTTTTATGATATTACGGATGCAGAGAATCCTCTTAAGAGAAGGGTTCGGCTTAATGAAGAATGGGTTAATTTCATTCTTCAGAACTATGCTGTTATTATGGGATGGCTTAGGTTTAATAAGGCATTATTTATACAGGATCGTAATCCAGGTGTACCTGGGGTCATGTATAAAGTAGCGCCAGAAACTGAAGAAAAGCGTAAGTCATTAAAAAATGCACGAGAATTATGGATTGCAACTGTTGATGTTACAGGAAGACCACTATATGAAATTTATACGGGTAATGAGTTGTCTATAGATGAGTTTGATTTAGATCATTTTGTTCCAAGGTCATATGTATCAAACGATGAATTATGGAATCTCACCCCAATGGCAAAGAAATTAAATTCAAGTAAAAATAATAAGCTGCCTGAGCGGAGATATATCAAGGATTTCGTTGAATATAACTATTATTTATACAGCTTAATATTTGCTAATGGTAATAAAGATCAGGCTGCTATTTTAAAACATTATTTTGACAGATGTGAAAATCAGCATTTGAATGCTATATGGGCTACGGAAAAGCTGTATATTCCGGGAAATACGAAAGAGCAGTTCGTCAATATTTTGGGAGAGAATTTGGGTCTTGTATATGATTCGGCCAAACTACAAGAATATGAAGAATGGGTGCTTTAG
- a CDS encoding cysteine desulfurase family protein has product MSTYLDYNASAPIDLRVLDCMVDVYKNSIGNADSRTHGFGEKARSVVEDARKQVATLLGISSDEVFFTSGATESNNIAIRGLVDYGKKNGKMHIITTAIEHKAVLETVKHLSENGFEVEFIKPGINGRVNAPDVLDKVREDTLLVSVMHVNNETGIIQPVKEIGDALAQRNVLFHVDATQSCGKLVDEIRGIKYNMLSFSAHKLMGPQGIGVLVLKKNRYKLPPVKNIMYGGQQEHGIRPGTIPVALVAGCGMACEIASTEYKENAQKAIDIKKAVLKEFDDSGIEYSINGDPKFCVDTTINVSLKGVSSEALMISTKQFCGVSNGSACTSKSYTPSYVLVAMGLDNDTIESSLRISWGAGTNKDEAVEGIRELLAVAKQFSL; this is encoded by the coding sequence ATGAGTACATATTTAGATTATAATGCTTCTGCTCCAATTGATTTACGAGTTTTAGATTGTATGGTGGATGTTTACAAGAATTCAATTGGAAATGCAGATAGTAGAACGCATGGGTTTGGTGAAAAAGCGAGATCTGTGGTAGAGGATGCCAGAAAGCAGGTTGCAACACTTTTAGGAATTTCATCAGACGAAGTTTTTTTTACTAGTGGTGCCACAGAAAGCAATAATATAGCGATAAGAGGCTTAGTGGATTATGGCAAAAAAAATGGGAAGATGCACATTATTACAACTGCAATTGAGCATAAAGCTGTTCTTGAAACGGTAAAGCATTTATCTGAAAACGGATTTGAAGTCGAGTTTATAAAGCCGGGAATTAATGGAAGAGTAAATGCTCCTGATGTCTTGGATAAAGTGAGAGAAGATACACTTTTGGTTAGTGTTATGCATGTAAACAATGAAACGGGAATAATACAACCTGTTAAAGAAATTGGTGACGCGCTTGCTCAAAGAAATGTATTGTTTCATGTTGATGCTACGCAGAGTTGTGGAAAGCTTGTCGATGAAATTCGTGGCATTAAATATAATATGCTTTCATTTAGTGCGCATAAGTTAATGGGGCCTCAAGGGATAGGTGTGCTTGTTTTAAAGAAGAATCGATATAAGTTACCACCAGTAAAGAACATCATGTATGGCGGTCAACAAGAACACGGAATACGACCTGGGACAATCCCAGTAGCATTAGTTGCTGGATGTGGTATGGCATGTGAAATTGCAAGTACAGAATACAAAGAGAATGCCCAAAAAGCGATTGATATAAAAAAAGCTGTGCTTAAAGAATTTGATGATTCAGGGATAGAGTATTCTATTAATGGTGATCCGAAGTTTTGCGTTGATACAACAATTAATGTTTCATTAAAAGGAGTATCTTCTGAGGCATTGATGATATCAACAAAGCAGTTTTGTGGTGTGTCAAATGGCTCAGCATGTACCTCAAAAAGTTATACTCCAAGTTATGTCTTAGTGGCTATGGGACTTGATAATGATACAATTGAAAGCTCATTGCGTATAAGTTGGGGAGCAGGAACAAATAAAGATGAGGCGGTAGAAGGTATAAGAGAACTTTTGGCTGTGGCGAAGCAGTTTAGTTTGTAA
- the dndE gene encoding DNA sulfur modification protein DndE yields the protein MIIKQVRVSQQAKDQLSRLKGKTGIKNWNVLCRWALCYSLSEKTIPTDIQIAADSNLEMSWLTFGGDYYELYEALVKAWCQQMKLPTDNETVIKYFRLNLERGIAHLCGTGFIKEFDDLIKLAVKEKRA from the coding sequence ATGATTATAAAGCAGGTTAGGGTTTCTCAGCAGGCAAAAGATCAGTTGTCCAGATTAAAGGGTAAAACAGGAATTAAGAATTGGAATGTATTGTGCAGATGGGCACTTTGCTATTCTCTTAGTGAAAAAACAATACCTACGGATATTCAAATTGCTGCAGATAGCAATTTGGAGATGTCATGGTTAACTTTTGGCGGCGATTATTATGAATTGTACGAAGCATTAGTAAAAGCATGGTGTCAACAGATGAAGTTGCCTACAGATAACGAAACGGTAATAAAGTATTTTAGATTGAACTTAGAACGTGGAATTGCTCATTTGTGTGGAACTGGTTTTATAAAGGAATTTGATGATTTGATAAAACTAGCAGTGAAGGAGAAAAGAGCATGA